In Planococcus citri chromosome 4, ihPlaCitr1.1, whole genome shotgun sequence, the genomic window aaagaaattaaaatataaaatggtCATTCTTCGTGTAATTGTCTTGTACCGTTGTTGTAGTTATGTAATGCTAATAGTTTTCATGTCCAAGGCGAAAGTTGACACGAttaacgtttcatttttttgttgcagatgCCATTGAATATAAATTACGTTTAGAAAAAACACTACAGAATGAGAAGGCTGACAATAAACAGAAAATCGAAGATGTACAAGTTATACTCAGTCAAGAAAAGGAAGAGAGGAGGAAAGAGAAAGAAGAAGCTGAGAATCGTTACGATGCGTTGAATCAGAAATACAGATTCAAAGAGGTTCGTTTCCGGTCACTAACTCGAACTCAGTTTCTCATTGATTCGAAAATCGATCGTTCAAATCATCGTGTTTTAATTTCAGAGCGAAAATAAAGACTTCAACGATAACGTTCAAAGTCTACAGAAACAGATTCTGGAAAAAGACGAACAGATCAGCACCTTGACCAAACAACTTTCATCTCTTCGTGCTGAAAAGGAGCAGTTAGTTTCTCAAAAAGACGAGCAAATCCACGATTTAGAAGTACGTCTGTTATCGAATCGTACCTTGACTATGAAAACCGTTTGTATTTACTCAGCCACGAATGCGTGTGTTTTATAAATTTGCCAACAAATTGTTGCTATcgatactgaaaaatttcctacTGTATTTTAGCATTGTTTATTATAAACGAGTTTCACGAACACCTGTATCGTGTACGAAATATGCACCTTGCAAGTTGCATGACTAACGTTTtcgagtattaaaaaaaaaattatctacgtaACGAAATACTTGGTAAATATTTCAGatgaagctgaaaaaatacgataaagATGCCGTAGTAGCTCCACCGAAGAAAATGACTCCAGAAACAATCGATAGCGTTCCAGGCATTCAACAAGTAAACCTAGTTCTAACTCCGAAACTCATCGTAGTATATTCGTAACTCTACATTTTTGTCTCTCAATTATTCGATATTTTCCACAGCCTGATGGAGTCCAGCCACAGAATCCGAACGCCACTACTCCTAAAATAGATCCGTTAGCATTACAAGGAGCAGCAGAAGACGAACAGAATCAAAAAGTACTCGTCCAAATCACACTTTCGTATTAGGTATCTTATCTCAATTTACACAAATCTTATTcgtcgattgaaaatttcaggtcgCTCCTCCCCCTCCACCACCGCCACAACAAGAAGAACAAGAAAACTCTCTTCAAAAACAAATGCGTAAAGATCTGAATGCTGCTCTAAGCAATGAACGTAAACCAGAAGAAAGCGTCGTACGTTGATTCTTCACCTATTCTCGTGCTCTTCTATCCACGTAATaatcttaatttcaaaatattcctcaGATAAACGCTCCCGATAAGAAAGACGACGACGCAAAACTTTCCGCCAATGctgaaaatagtaaaaatgcAGCCAACATGGTTCTTCCTATGCCCAACATGGACCAAATTAACAAAAAACCTCAACCCAGCGTCGCCAGTAACAATGTCGGCGAATTGCCTCAAATCGAAGAACGCCAAAAAAACATCCCTCCACCTAATCAAAATGCCGTTGAAAAGTGAGTAAGGTATACGAGTAATATTCTAGGTCAACGAAAGGATTTGTATAGGTAGTCGAATTATTAATTAAGTATTAAGAAACCTCAATATTGATTATTGTTTGTACTCTTTTGTGTTGTGATATTAAATGTTATGTTTTTCATGTGTTTATCGCTTCTTAAAAATATAGAATACTTCCAAAGCAAATGAAAGATTACAACGCTGATTACAACAAAGATACTTTCGGCGAGGAAGACGGTACGTGCTTGAACTGTCTTCGAACGTATTTCTAACCTTAAAATTtagacgttttttaaaaaaagcactaaTTGAAATTCTGCACTTTATCTAAAAAGCTTTCGCTTCGAAAACACTCGAGTAGTTGATTGAGATATTTCAGCTTAATAACTGAAGAAAAATATGCATGTTTATTTCTCACATTTTGCAATACTACCTACCTTTCGCATTAACTTAGATTTTCTTTATGTAGGCATATTTTTTATGATCAGCACTAACCTAATTATAACTCAAAATAATTCGTCGGTTGAAGATAAAGTTTATTAAcgatttgaaattacaaaacgaTAATTTCACTGATAACGTTACTTTCGAATTACAGGAGAAGAAGGAGAATACATGGATAATGATGTAGGAAAAGGACAAGTAATTCCGAGGAaagattttaaacattttgtaagtgataattttaagaaaatgtacaattataccccccccccctcttcccaCATCTTCAATTGTGAATTTCTAACGCCAATGACAAtttacgaatttcaaaattcaatacattAGGTACcttactttcaaattttcacttccCTGATAAATTTGGGACCGGGAGGGGAGGCATGGTTTAGGAGAAACTATGAGACTGagtaaaaaaaaggtaatttagTGGTTCTTGAtactttttaatgaataaatgaGACCATTTTAAGAACCACTGTACGAATTCTTCCCAGAATAAAGGTAGCTGCAGAGGATCAATTTCAAAGAGGAGGTTTAtatcttaaaatttttcaagatttcataATGTCTAGCTAAAACCCCTCCTCCCTTCCCTCAGTTGTTCCagcttcaaatttaaaattttggaaacatttcaAGTATTGTCATTAAAAATAgcgaattaggtaaaaattccaaaaaaaggtacaacaaagtataaaaattaaaaatccaaagttgcgaaatattttcaaaacaaaaaaaaatacctacagaaaaattggtcatttttgaaaaaaaattacaatttttcgtgaattggCAACACTGTATCAGAATatgtgatgaaatttgaacttcATCTCTGATTTTGatcttgttaattttttttggagggggataGAGAGAAGTGGTTGCGCTGcccttttgacatttttgatcaAACTTACATTGTTTTTCACCCATCACCTATCTCTCTGCAGTTTTCAAACAAATGGATCTTAGAATCGAATTTGGCAGGctaaattacacaaattttGGCACCTGAcaggacaaaattttgaaattttgttatgtgCTCCTTCACTATAACACCCCTTTTGAGTTCAGGGTCAAAATGACCACATAAGAATGAAATTAGCAGTTAACAAATCTCAAgatgtcaaatttcagaatttgtttTCATAGACCATTATGGGGGAAAGTGAGGGTCGGAGTCGTCGGAGGTTGGGAGAGAAAATACGTAAGTGTATTCGAGTagaaagttttccaaaaaaaatttaaaaatgtatttttcaaaaaaaaatctcataatttaCAGATGTTTTATGAAATGCCTATCTTTACAGTTGAAGGGGTAAATGGGGTAGTTACTAAAAAAGGGAAGTACTTTCCTGAATATGGTAGAGAGTAAGgaccgaaaaattaaaaaaatatgtataattttatttttcaacttgcaaattgaagaggATACGATTACAAATagattttgagaagaaaaattcgaaatccgaaaaattatcaaaagaatGAGTGCtcaaagtttatgaaaaaatatcaaaaaaattgtgaactcacaaaatttgaatgtgaatatccccccccccccccaatatctCTAATgtattgaaggaaaaaaatcaagttttcttttgccaaaattgcaagaagGACTAGTCTTGTTTTCCACCAAAATCGCCAAAATccgaatttttcatcaaaattatcaaaaaaatcaactttttatcacaattatcaaaaaaatcaattttttatcaaagttatcaaaaaataaataatttttttcttctacttttttgtaaaaattgtacaaaagacttttttttgtcaaaattgttacaaaaaaattcatgttgtttcattgttaaaatttccagaaaatctgtttttttttaaatgatgatttccctaaaagtcttactttttggtGACAAAGGTTGCAAAAAGATcctattttttggtcaaaattacatgaaagaccctttttttgtaaaattttccaaaaggtTTGTTTTGTAAAACCAGCATattaagctaaaaaaaaagtgttaattagTTCAGTATTTGCGGTAAACTTGactgtatttatttgattttcaaattttttcgaaacaaaaaatttgtagcGTCAACTTCAATGATAAATCATACGCGTTTGAAAGTGATGCCGAAGTTGGCTAAATCGCCATTTTTAGCCTTGAATTTGAACTTgttgataatttaatttttttgtgcatttttgtcatcaattttgcaatttatcaactacatttttcttttttttcttcaattaggAAGAAAATATGAACGAAGGAGGCGGCGAATCGGTAGTAATCCATCCAAAATAAACAGTGAAAATTACTCCTCATCTTTTGAGCAAATCATCACAATTTTCGTGGTACTTGTACTCGTGCCATCTACAATCTTCGACtgcattttattaatttatttttcccgccctttttatatgtacttacgatttatactgattatttttttacgaatgtGTAAAGTAGATATAACACTACATCGACATTTTAATGTGTGTATAGGTAAGCCAGTCGactacacttttttttacagggCATTAGACAAAGGACTTTTTCTTAGATAGAAGTTGAATTtgcgtactcgtattttattatAAAGACAGTATTACAAATTATGATAATCATCTCGATATGTGTGCTTGACGTACTTAAGTAATTTGTATATCTTCTTTACGTAAATTATCATAGACATTTTTCCTGGGATTGTGAAATATGTACCCGTATATCTAGTGTTACCACTT contains:
- the LOC135842890 gene encoding Golgi integral membrane protein 4-like, whose protein sequence is MVLRSPLRMNKNIVFPFISCIMIMLTLLVLIHKSADELTAAKKEISQCKQQYDSLYTQLQNAIEYKLRLEKTLQNEKADNKQKIEDVQVILSQEKEERRKEKEEAENRYDALNQKYRFKESENKDFNDNVQSLQKQILEKDEQISTLTKQLSSLRAEKEQLVSQKDEQIHDLEMKLKKYDKDAVVAPPKKMTPETIDSVPGIQQPDGVQPQNPNATTPKIDPLALQGAAEDEQNQKVAPPPPPPPQQEEQENSLQKQMRKDLNAALSNERKPEESVINAPDKKDDDAKLSANAENSKNAANMVLPMPNMDQINKKPQPSVASNNVGELPQIEERQKNIPPPNQNAVEKILPKQMKDYNADYNKDTFGEEDGEEGEYMDNDVGKGQVIPRKDFKHFEENMNEGGGESVVIHPK